One window from the genome of Bacillus weihaiensis encodes:
- the mutM gene encoding DNA-formamidopyrimidine glycosylase — MPELPEVETVRKTLVHLVSGKTIQRVTVLWPKIVKRPDEPKQFQDALSGQTIHDVKRRGKFLKIIVDDYVLVSHLRMEGRYGLYQASEEYDKHTHVIFSFTDGTELRYRDVRKFGTMHLFKKGMEESELPLSQLGPEPFSDQFTLAYLKTKLKSTSRKIKPVLLDQTIVVGLGNIYVDEALFRSGIHPERTACELSDEEYEALHKEIILTLQEAVAQGGSTVRSYVNTQGDIGMFQLHLFVYGRTNEPCKKCGTVLTKSVVGGRGTHFCEKCQV; from the coding sequence ATGCCAGAGCTACCAGAGGTGGAAACAGTAAGGAAAACATTGGTTCATTTAGTAAGTGGTAAAACCATTCAACGTGTTACTGTGTTATGGCCCAAAATCGTCAAAAGACCTGATGAGCCAAAGCAGTTTCAAGATGCTTTAAGTGGACAAACGATCCATGATGTGAAAAGAAGAGGAAAGTTTTTGAAAATTATAGTAGACGACTATGTGTTAGTTTCACACTTAAGGATGGAAGGGCGATATGGACTATATCAGGCTTCGGAAGAATACGATAAACACACCCATGTTATTTTCAGTTTTACCGACGGGACAGAATTGCGCTATCGTGATGTACGTAAGTTCGGTACAATGCACCTTTTCAAAAAAGGAATGGAAGAATCAGAATTGCCGCTATCCCAGCTAGGACCAGAACCGTTTTCTGATCAATTTACTCTCGCATATTTAAAGACAAAGCTAAAGAGTACATCAAGAAAAATTAAGCCAGTGTTATTGGATCAAACGATAGTAGTAGGCTTAGGGAATATCTATGTAGATGAAGCGCTTTTTCGTTCAGGAATTCATCCAGAAAGAACAGCCTGTGAGTTATCTGATGAAGAGTATGAAGCTTTACATAAAGAAATTATTTTAACTCTCCAAGAAGCTGTAGCACAGGGAGGAAGTACCGTTAGATCTTATGTGAATACACAAGGAGACATTGGAATGTTTCAGCTTCACTTATTTGTTTATGGAAGAACGAATGAACCTTGTAAAAAATGTGGGACTGTCCTAACAAAGTCAGTTGTTGGTGGAAGAGGAACACATTTTTGTGAAAAGTGCCAAGTTTAA